Proteins found in one Corynebacterium canis genomic segment:
- a CDS encoding RNA polymerase sigma factor, which yields MTGFAVPLAMQHTTSSTQGERAYVAATDPSETAQTEGTTTTVKKTAAKKAVRKTARKAAPRTARKAAAPAAAASAADTTGADSGASGAAAVGAAGADAAATESTQAPAAKKTAAKRTAKKTVKKAAKKTAKKTAKKTAKKTAKKTTAKKTTAAKKTTAKKAAPKTAKKTVRKAAPKVAIPVQDDDDQLPGNQLDDDLIDDSGDDDYAALISSDDDDYDDPLPADEDNERIDDEDEDEEGSSGGGSDDDEEDDGSSVWDEDESAALRQARKDAELTASADSVRAYLKQIGKVALLNAEQEVSLAKRIEAGLYATHRMEQMEEAYAAGNKEAKLTPAVKRDLRAIARDGRKAKNHLLEANLRLVVSLAKRYTGRGMAFLDLIQEGNLGLIRAVEKFDYTKGYKFSTYATWWIRQAITRAMADQARTIRIPVHMVEVINKLGRIQRELLQDLGREPTPQELAKEMDISEDKVLEIQQYAREPISLDQTIGDEGDSQLGDFIEDSEAVVAVDAVSFTLLQDQLQDVLQTLSEREAGVVKLRFGLTDGMPRTLDEIGQVYGVTRERIRQIESKTMSKLRHPSRSQVLRDYLD from the coding sequence ATGACAGGATTTGCTGTTCCGCTGGCTATGCAGCACACTACTTCGAGTACTCAAGGCGAAAGGGCGTACGTGGCAGCCACTGATCCCTCAGAAACGGCACAGACCGAAGGAACCACCACCACGGTGAAGAAAACGGCAGCAAAGAAAGCCGTACGAAAAACTGCCCGGAAGGCAGCACCCCGCACCGCACGCAAAGCGGCGGCACCCGCCGCCGCAGCCTCGGCGGCGGATACCACTGGGGCCGATTCGGGTGCGAGCGGGGCGGCTGCTGTTGGGGCGGCTGGGGCGGACGCTGCCGCGACGGAAAGCACCCAGGCGCCCGCCGCCAAAAAGACGGCGGCCAAACGGACCGCAAAGAAGACGGTAAAAAAGGCCGCGAAGAAGACCGCGAAGAAAACGGCCAAAAAGACAGCCAAGAAAACCGCCAAGAAGACCACGGCCAAAAAGACGACCGCCGCCAAGAAAACCACCGCGAAGAAAGCGGCACCAAAGACCGCCAAGAAGACCGTAAGAAAGGCAGCCCCGAAGGTTGCCATCCCGGTGCAGGATGATGACGATCAGCTGCCCGGCAATCAGCTCGACGATGACCTCATCGACGATTCCGGCGACGACGATTACGCCGCGCTGATCTCCTCCGACGATGACGACTACGACGATCCGCTCCCCGCAGACGAAGACAACGAGCGCATCGACGACGAAGATGAAGACGAGGAAGGCTCCTCCGGCGGCGGCAGCGACGATGACGAAGAAGACGATGGTTCTTCCGTCTGGGACGAGGACGAATCCGCCGCATTGCGTCAGGCGCGCAAGGACGCCGAGCTCACGGCGTCGGCAGACTCCGTCCGCGCCTACCTCAAGCAAATCGGCAAGGTTGCCCTGCTCAACGCCGAACAGGAAGTCTCCCTGGCAAAACGCATCGAAGCCGGGCTCTACGCCACGCACCGCATGGAACAAATGGAGGAAGCCTACGCCGCCGGCAATAAAGAAGCCAAGCTCACCCCCGCCGTGAAACGCGACCTGCGGGCCATCGCACGCGACGGGCGCAAAGCGAAAAACCACCTGCTGGAAGCGAACCTTCGCCTCGTGGTGTCCCTGGCCAAACGCTACACCGGCCGCGGCATGGCATTTTTGGACCTGATCCAAGAAGGCAACCTTGGCTTGATCCGCGCCGTGGAAAAGTTCGACTACACCAAGGGCTACAAATTCTCCACCTACGCCACCTGGTGGATCCGGCAGGCGATCACCCGCGCCATGGCCGACCAAGCGCGCACGATCCGCATCCCCGTGCACATGGTGGAAGTGATCAACAAACTTGGGCGCATCCAGCGCGAACTGCTCCAAGACCTCGGCCGCGAACCCACGCCGCAGGAACTGGCCAAGGAAATGGACATCTCCGAGGACAAAGTGCTGGAAATCCAGCAATACGCCCGGGAGCCCATCTCGCTGGACCAAACCATCGGCGACGAGGGCGACAGCCAACTCGGCGACTTTATCGAAGACTCCGAAGCCGTCGTGGCCGTGGACGCGGTATCCTTTACCCTGCTCCAAGACCAGCTGCAAGACGTCCTCCAAACCCTGTCCGAACGCGAAGCCGGCGTGGTGAAACTACGCTTCGGGCTTACCGACGGCATGCCCCGCACCCTCGATGAAATCGGCCAAGTGTACGGGGTGACCCGCGAACGCATCCGCCAGATCGAATCCAAGACCATGTCGAAGCTGCGCCACCCATCGCGCTCGCAAGTGCTGCGCGACTACTTGGATTAG
- a CDS encoding phage holin family protein yields MPTQSIPPLSAQPTEVTPRTEPQLRVQQQVDPTVSLPRNYQETTQLPRSSENSEETTVIPRVSPAMPETQVAPRQLPQYRVPVDPTPTPEPVQQYYDPSYATQQQPAYAPPVMQQQPVYQQPAYEPTYEPQYAPQNIEPPQPRPTYTTNKAAGWSLGLGIWSLVLFVTVILLPIAGILAFFGLITGLVGLILAAAGPRPGGVKSVFGLLISGAVLAAWVWLVTYISPMLSTFWLQWDQCSAQGDGYESCLLNAVLQMFGFEANLPTIPEFPEAPTTIPEVPSAN; encoded by the coding sequence ATGCCCACACAATCGATTCCTCCATTATCGGCGCAGCCGACCGAGGTGACGCCGCGCACCGAACCTCAGCTAAGAGTGCAGCAGCAGGTGGATCCCACCGTCTCGTTGCCAAGGAACTACCAGGAAACAACCCAGCTTCCGCGGAGTTCTGAAAACTCCGAAGAGACCACGGTGATTCCCCGGGTGAGCCCAGCGATGCCGGAAACGCAGGTAGCGCCGAGACAGTTGCCGCAATATCGCGTGCCGGTGGATCCCACGCCGACGCCGGAGCCGGTCCAGCAATATTACGATCCGAGCTACGCCACGCAGCAACAACCAGCGTATGCTCCGCCGGTGATGCAGCAGCAACCGGTCTACCAGCAACCGGCGTATGAGCCCACATATGAACCTCAATATGCGCCTCAAAACATCGAGCCTCCGCAACCCCGGCCGACCTACACCACGAACAAGGCAGCGGGCTGGTCCCTAGGGCTGGGCATTTGGTCGCTGGTGCTGTTTGTCACGGTGATTTTGCTGCCGATTGCCGGCATCCTTGCGTTTTTCGGCTTGATCACGGGCTTGGTCGGCCTGATCCTAGCGGCAGCCGGACCCCGCCCGGGCGGGGTGAAGTCGGTGTTCGGTTTGCTGATTTCCGGCGCTGTGCTCGCCGCTTGGGTTTGGCTTGTTACCTATATCTCACCGATGCTGTCAACGTTTTGGCTGCAGTGGGATCAGTGCTCCGCGCAAGGGGACGGCTACGAATCCTGCCTGCTCAATGCGGTGCTCCAGATGTTCGGCTTCGAGGCCAACTTGCCCACCATCCCGGAATTCCCTGAGGCACCAACCACCATTCCGGAAGTCCCGAGCGCGAACTAG